The following proteins are co-located in the Vigna angularis cultivar LongXiaoDou No.4 chromosome 2, ASM1680809v1, whole genome shotgun sequence genome:
- the LOC108329181 gene encoding transcription factor bHLH155 isoform X2, whose protein sequence is MEATSITSLLKGFCDHTRWKYAVFWKLNHHFPMVVGKVALARDHCWVSCEDILTPKFDTDLITECPDEWLLQIACGIKTIVFVPVLPLGVLQFGSFEEVAEDLEFVTTVKGKLQSIDSMEANITPLNMGTDYQDWSDLMHNLMNSLDESSSVTKTIWKSEVSTSTASNSANGSTRLNPTMLSFIQDDCSVSRQNLLKSLKRENVNEIGSSSFDMSTVPRHISKMETKPNHMEAEMWSWSVFEEMSNGLDSLSVKNMTEKQFGGTESGYYDATNINDFTFPSESELHKALGSVAYSVGEAYHTSCLITNKKESDHFKGFEFPEDLDPEYLLDAVVGNLCSAADDTSSISNSIRSFTTLPTEISGSIPNNYSEESYTLIVDNSDVKNDLVPTVSFKRKYEFSNHFTSSFDGNGSLLIDEVPQEKEDGHMLPISGPKLSSTNKKRTRVANNQKARPRDRQLIMDRMKELRELVPDGGRCSIDNLLERTIKHMLYLRKITSQAEKLKRFANRTVGESKRQKMNGSHPGRSCAFDFESELAWPIVIEDLECTGQMLIEMICNEHGLFLEIAQVIRKLDVTILKGILENRSSDSWACFIVEVPRGFHRMDVLCPLLHLLQLRRNPISYKS, encoded by the exons ATGGAAGCCACTTCCATAACTTCGTTGTTGAAGGGCTTTTGTGATCACACACGATGGAAATATGCTGTTTTTTGGAAGCTTAACCACCATTTTCCTAT GGTTGTTGGTAAAGTAGCTCTTGCCAGGGATCATTGTTGGGTTTCCTGTGAGGATATTCTTACCCCTAAATTTGACACTGATTTAATCACAGAG TGTCCTGATGAGTGGCTTCTTCAGATTGCATGTGGCATCAAG ACTATTGTGTTTGTACCGGTTCTTCCTCTAGGGGTTTTGCAGTTTGGTTCATTTGAAGAG GTTGCTGAAGACCTGGAATTCGTTACCACTGTGAAGGGTAAGCTCCAATCCATTGATAGCATGGAAGCAAACATTACCCCTTTGAACATGGGAACTGATTATCAAGATTGGTCGGACCTAATGCATAATTTGATGAATAGCTTGGACGAATCATCTTCTGTTACTAAAACCATATGGAAAAGTGAAGTTTCAACCAGTACTGCTTCGAACAGTGCAAATGGTTCAACAAGGCTGAACCCAACAATGCTATCATTTATTCAAGATGACTGTTCTGTGTCAAGACAAAATCTACTAAAATCtctgaaaagagaaaatgtCAATGAGATAGGTTCTTCTTCATTTGATATGTCAACTGTTCCTAGACATATTAGTAAGATGGAGACAAAACCAAATCACATGGAAGCAGAGATGTGGTCCTGGTCAGTTTTTGAAGAGATGTCAAACGGATTAGACTCTTTGTCTGTTAAAAATATGACAGAGAAACAGTTTGGAGGCACTGAAAGTGGTTATTATGATGCTACGAATATCAATGACTTCACTTTTCCCTCAGAGTCAGAATTGCACAAAGCACTTGGATCAGTTGCATACTCTGTTGGTGAAGCATACCATACCTCATGTCTGATAACCAATAAAAAAGAGAGTGATCATTTTAAAGGTTTTGAGTTTCCCGAAGATCTTGATCCTGAATATCTTTTAGATGCTGTTGTTGGCAATTTATGTAGTGCTGCAGATGATACTTCTAGTATTTCAAACAGTATCAGATCTTTTACAACTTTGCCAACAGAGATTAGTGGTTCCATTCCAAATAATTATTCAGAAGAAAGTTACACTTTGATTGTGGATAATTCGGATGTGAAGAATGATCTTGTGCCTACAGTTTCCTTCAAGagaaaatatgaattttctAACCATTTTACATCATCTTTTGATGGAAATGGAAGCTTATTGATTGATGAGGTGCCACAGGAAAAGGAAGATGGTCATATGCTTCCTATCAGTGGACCAAAGCTCTCTAGCACAAACAAGAAAAGAACAAGAGTTGCTAACAACCAAAAGGCAAGGCCAAGAGACAGACAGCTTATCATGGACAGAATGAAGGAGTTGAGAGAACTTGTCCCAGATGGTGGAAGG TGTAGCATTGACAACCTCTTGGAACGGACCATAAAGCACATGCTCTACTTGAGAAAAATAACAAGTCAGGCCGAGAAACTAAAACGATTTGCCAATCGGACG GTTGGTGAGAGCAAAAGACAGAAAATGAACGGTAGCCACCCAGGAAGGAGCTGTGCATTTGACTTTGAAAGTGAACTAGCATGGCCTATAGTCATAGAAGATCTGGAATGCACAGGGCAAATGCTCATTGAG ATGATATGCAATGAGCATGGCCTTTTCTTGGAGATTGCTCAGGTGATCCGAAAGCTGGATGTCACCATCTTGAAAGGGATCTTGGAAAACCGTTCTAGCGACAGCTGGGCTTGTTTCATTGTTGAG GTTCCTAGAGGTTTTCACAGAATGGATGTTCTATGTCCATTACTGCATCTTCTGCAGCTGAGGAGAAACCCTATCTCATACAAAAGCTGA
- the LOC108329181 gene encoding transcription factor EMB1444 isoform X1, which produces MEATSITSLLKGFCDHTRWKYAVFWKLNHHFPMNLTWENGYQKGNEVEESMWDEVNFKSPDELYSSRGESTDYSGDYSVRLLMIEMSHRKYNLGEGVVGKVALARDHCWVSCEDILTPKFDTDLITECPDEWLLQIACGIKTIVFVPVLPLGVLQFGSFEEVAEDLEFVTTVKGKLQSIDSMEANITPLNMGTDYQDWSDLMHNLMNSLDESSSVTKTIWKSEVSTSTASNSANGSTRLNPTMLSFIQDDCSVSRQNLLKSLKRENVNEIGSSSFDMSTVPRHISKMETKPNHMEAEMWSWSVFEEMSNGLDSLSVKNMTEKQFGGTESGYYDATNINDFTFPSESELHKALGSVAYSVGEAYHTSCLITNKKESDHFKGFEFPEDLDPEYLLDAVVGNLCSAADDTSSISNSIRSFTTLPTEISGSIPNNYSEESYTLIVDNSDVKNDLVPTVSFKRKYEFSNHFTSSFDGNGSLLIDEVPQEKEDGHMLPISGPKLSSTNKKRTRVANNQKARPRDRQLIMDRMKELRELVPDGGRCSIDNLLERTIKHMLYLRKITSQAEKLKRFANRTVGESKRQKMNGSHPGRSCAFDFESELAWPIVIEDLECTGQMLIEMICNEHGLFLEIAQVIRKLDVTILKGILENRSSDSWACFIVEVPRGFHRMDVLCPLLHLLQLRRNPISYKS; this is translated from the exons ATGGAAGCCACTTCCATAACTTCGTTGTTGAAGGGCTTTTGTGATCACACACGATGGAAATATGCTGTTTTTTGGAAGCTTAACCACCATTTTCCTAT GAATTTGACCTGGGAAAATGGTTACCAGAAAGGAAATGAGGTTGAGGAAAGTATGTGGGATGAGGTCAATTTCAAATCCCCAGATGAGTTATATTCTTCAAGAGGTGAAAGTACTGATTATTCAGGAGATTATTCAGTTCGACTTCTCATGATTGAAATGTCCCATCGTAAATACAATTTGGGAGAAGG GGTTGTTGGTAAAGTAGCTCTTGCCAGGGATCATTGTTGGGTTTCCTGTGAGGATATTCTTACCCCTAAATTTGACACTGATTTAATCACAGAG TGTCCTGATGAGTGGCTTCTTCAGATTGCATGTGGCATCAAG ACTATTGTGTTTGTACCGGTTCTTCCTCTAGGGGTTTTGCAGTTTGGTTCATTTGAAGAG GTTGCTGAAGACCTGGAATTCGTTACCACTGTGAAGGGTAAGCTCCAATCCATTGATAGCATGGAAGCAAACATTACCCCTTTGAACATGGGAACTGATTATCAAGATTGGTCGGACCTAATGCATAATTTGATGAATAGCTTGGACGAATCATCTTCTGTTACTAAAACCATATGGAAAAGTGAAGTTTCAACCAGTACTGCTTCGAACAGTGCAAATGGTTCAACAAGGCTGAACCCAACAATGCTATCATTTATTCAAGATGACTGTTCTGTGTCAAGACAAAATCTACTAAAATCtctgaaaagagaaaatgtCAATGAGATAGGTTCTTCTTCATTTGATATGTCAACTGTTCCTAGACATATTAGTAAGATGGAGACAAAACCAAATCACATGGAAGCAGAGATGTGGTCCTGGTCAGTTTTTGAAGAGATGTCAAACGGATTAGACTCTTTGTCTGTTAAAAATATGACAGAGAAACAGTTTGGAGGCACTGAAAGTGGTTATTATGATGCTACGAATATCAATGACTTCACTTTTCCCTCAGAGTCAGAATTGCACAAAGCACTTGGATCAGTTGCATACTCTGTTGGTGAAGCATACCATACCTCATGTCTGATAACCAATAAAAAAGAGAGTGATCATTTTAAAGGTTTTGAGTTTCCCGAAGATCTTGATCCTGAATATCTTTTAGATGCTGTTGTTGGCAATTTATGTAGTGCTGCAGATGATACTTCTAGTATTTCAAACAGTATCAGATCTTTTACAACTTTGCCAACAGAGATTAGTGGTTCCATTCCAAATAATTATTCAGAAGAAAGTTACACTTTGATTGTGGATAATTCGGATGTGAAGAATGATCTTGTGCCTACAGTTTCCTTCAAGagaaaatatgaattttctAACCATTTTACATCATCTTTTGATGGAAATGGAAGCTTATTGATTGATGAGGTGCCACAGGAAAAGGAAGATGGTCATATGCTTCCTATCAGTGGACCAAAGCTCTCTAGCACAAACAAGAAAAGAACAAGAGTTGCTAACAACCAAAAGGCAAGGCCAAGAGACAGACAGCTTATCATGGACAGAATGAAGGAGTTGAGAGAACTTGTCCCAGATGGTGGAAGG TGTAGCATTGACAACCTCTTGGAACGGACCATAAAGCACATGCTCTACTTGAGAAAAATAACAAGTCAGGCCGAGAAACTAAAACGATTTGCCAATCGGACG GTTGGTGAGAGCAAAAGACAGAAAATGAACGGTAGCCACCCAGGAAGGAGCTGTGCATTTGACTTTGAAAGTGAACTAGCATGGCCTATAGTCATAGAAGATCTGGAATGCACAGGGCAAATGCTCATTGAG ATGATATGCAATGAGCATGGCCTTTTCTTGGAGATTGCTCAGGTGATCCGAAAGCTGGATGTCACCATCTTGAAAGGGATCTTGGAAAACCGTTCTAGCGACAGCTGGGCTTGTTTCATTGTTGAG GTTCCTAGAGGTTTTCACAGAATGGATGTTCTATGTCCATTACTGCATCTTCTGCAGCTGAGGAGAAACCCTATCTCATACAAAAGCTGA
- the LOC108329181 gene encoding transcription factor EMB1444 isoform X3, whose translation MEATSITSLLKGFCDHTRWKYAVFWKLNHHFPMNLTWENGYQKGNEVEESMWDEVNFKSPDELYSSRGESTDYSGDYSVRLLMIEMSHRKYNLGEGVVGKVALARDHCWVSCEDILTPKFDTDLITECPDEWLLQIACGIKTIVFVPVLPLGVLQFGSFEEVAEDLEFVTTVKGKLQSIDSMEANITPLNMGTDYQDWSDLMHNLMNSLDESSSVTKTIWKSEVSTSTASNSANGSTRLNPTMLSFIQDDCSVSRQNLLKSLKRENVNEIGSSSFDMSTVPRHISKMETKPNHMEAEMWSWSVFEEMSNGLDSLSVKNMTEKQFGGTESGYYDATNINDFTFPSESELHKALGSVAYSVGEAYHTSCLITNKKESDHFKGFEFPEDLDPEYLLDAVVGNLCSAADDTSSISNSIRSFTTLPTEISGSIPNNYSEESYTLIVDNSDVKNDLVPTVSFKRKYEFSNHFTSSFDGNGSLLIDEVPQEKEDGHMLPISGPKLSSTNKKRTRVANNQKARPRDRQLIMDRMKELRELVPDGGRCSIDNLLERTIKHMLYLRKITSQAEKLKRFANRTTCFKHLE comes from the exons ATGGAAGCCACTTCCATAACTTCGTTGTTGAAGGGCTTTTGTGATCACACACGATGGAAATATGCTGTTTTTTGGAAGCTTAACCACCATTTTCCTAT GAATTTGACCTGGGAAAATGGTTACCAGAAAGGAAATGAGGTTGAGGAAAGTATGTGGGATGAGGTCAATTTCAAATCCCCAGATGAGTTATATTCTTCAAGAGGTGAAAGTACTGATTATTCAGGAGATTATTCAGTTCGACTTCTCATGATTGAAATGTCCCATCGTAAATACAATTTGGGAGAAGG GGTTGTTGGTAAAGTAGCTCTTGCCAGGGATCATTGTTGGGTTTCCTGTGAGGATATTCTTACCCCTAAATTTGACACTGATTTAATCACAGAG TGTCCTGATGAGTGGCTTCTTCAGATTGCATGTGGCATCAAG ACTATTGTGTTTGTACCGGTTCTTCCTCTAGGGGTTTTGCAGTTTGGTTCATTTGAAGAG GTTGCTGAAGACCTGGAATTCGTTACCACTGTGAAGGGTAAGCTCCAATCCATTGATAGCATGGAAGCAAACATTACCCCTTTGAACATGGGAACTGATTATCAAGATTGGTCGGACCTAATGCATAATTTGATGAATAGCTTGGACGAATCATCTTCTGTTACTAAAACCATATGGAAAAGTGAAGTTTCAACCAGTACTGCTTCGAACAGTGCAAATGGTTCAACAAGGCTGAACCCAACAATGCTATCATTTATTCAAGATGACTGTTCTGTGTCAAGACAAAATCTACTAAAATCtctgaaaagagaaaatgtCAATGAGATAGGTTCTTCTTCATTTGATATGTCAACTGTTCCTAGACATATTAGTAAGATGGAGACAAAACCAAATCACATGGAAGCAGAGATGTGGTCCTGGTCAGTTTTTGAAGAGATGTCAAACGGATTAGACTCTTTGTCTGTTAAAAATATGACAGAGAAACAGTTTGGAGGCACTGAAAGTGGTTATTATGATGCTACGAATATCAATGACTTCACTTTTCCCTCAGAGTCAGAATTGCACAAAGCACTTGGATCAGTTGCATACTCTGTTGGTGAAGCATACCATACCTCATGTCTGATAACCAATAAAAAAGAGAGTGATCATTTTAAAGGTTTTGAGTTTCCCGAAGATCTTGATCCTGAATATCTTTTAGATGCTGTTGTTGGCAATTTATGTAGTGCTGCAGATGATACTTCTAGTATTTCAAACAGTATCAGATCTTTTACAACTTTGCCAACAGAGATTAGTGGTTCCATTCCAAATAATTATTCAGAAGAAAGTTACACTTTGATTGTGGATAATTCGGATGTGAAGAATGATCTTGTGCCTACAGTTTCCTTCAAGagaaaatatgaattttctAACCATTTTACATCATCTTTTGATGGAAATGGAAGCTTATTGATTGATGAGGTGCCACAGGAAAAGGAAGATGGTCATATGCTTCCTATCAGTGGACCAAAGCTCTCTAGCACAAACAAGAAAAGAACAAGAGTTGCTAACAACCAAAAGGCAAGGCCAAGAGACAGACAGCTTATCATGGACAGAATGAAGGAGTTGAGAGAACTTGTCCCAGATGGTGGAAGG TGTAGCATTGACAACCTCTTGGAACGGACCATAAAGCACATGCTCTACTTGAGAAAAATAACAAGTCAGGCCGAGAAACTAAAACGATTTGCCAATCGGACG ACTTGCTTCAAACATTTGGAATAA